AACCCTATCATATACCCGAAAGGTACTAGCTCTGGAACCTGATCATGAAGAGGCGGCAGCGTTGCTCCAGAGTTTCGAGTTGATCTGAACGGAACAATTGTAGTTTGTCTCCTGTATGCAGGATGTAATTGGTAATGTTTATATAGAAATTGAAACCTTTAATTGAACTTCATCGTATTAATGGGATATTCAACCAATTATTTCTATAGTACATAAAGGAGACAGAGCTATGAAGAAAATGTTATCCGTTGCATTATATCCACTTGCTTGGGTGCTGGGGGCCCTGAGTATCTTATCTGGAAATGCAGACAGCGCTCTATTCGCTAAGGATATCGCTACAGATCGAAGCTATGATGGGCAGGCTATATATGATAGTATTGAACGTAGAAATGCCTAACTACATATCATTCAACTGTAAAGGTAATTGTGTCGTCGAGCAATAACATGAGAAACAATTACTCTTGAAGCGAAGTACGGTGAGCAGGAGTTCTGTTCTGTCCGTACAACCTTTAAGCCGGTTTCGTACCTTATTCAGGTATGAACCGGCTTTTATTTATGAATGGGGGATACCAGATGAAAACTATCATTGGACAACCGAGGTTGGAACAGGATTTGTTGCAGCTTGAAGCCGAACTCAAGCAACACCCTGATGCGGATATATTGTTTTTTCCTGAAGGTTATCTGAACCAGAATGTTGAGGAAGCTTGCAGGTTAGCGGCTGAATATGGGACCATGATTGTATCAGGTCATCGCAGACTGGACGAACGTCCAAAGGACCGATCGGTTATGATCAGTAAGGCTGGAGAGATTGTATTGGAGAAAGCAAAATATACACCTGCTGAGACGGTTGAGGAACAGGGTTGGGTAATAAGCACTTTGTTGTGTGATGAGCTGGTCCTGCAAGGATTTCGCAACGAGAATATAGGAAATGTGGACATTGTGATGCATTCCATTGGTGTGGGGATGTTCAGTGAAGAGCAGTACAGTGAGTGGGTCGAAGAGGCTCGGCAGATCGCCTTGAAGCATCAATGTATTGTCATGGGGACTAGCCATGCGGATGGTTCGTACCGTGATAGCGAGATCTCCATTCCGATCGCCTACTGTATAACACCTGCTGGAGAGGTTGTTCTGGCATCCCGAAGTGATACACGTACTCGTACAATCCTTCTGGACAGAGGAAATACAGCCCCTTCACCTCAGGAGTCACAAGAAAAACAACTGAGAATCTCCATCGACCCATCTGGTTAAGTTACCAGGCATGAATACCAGATGAATGGGCTGATGAACTTGCCGAATCGCCCGGTCACTTGCGCGGAATACGCATATGTTATGGCATACCTTGAAATTCAAAGGAGGCCAATCAAATGAGTCAAGTTGGATACGGTTGTGGCAATGTTGGTGGATTCGGCGGCGGATGGACTTCCACAAGTGCAATTCTCGTGCTTTTCATCCTGCTCGTGATCATCACAAAATCTTTCTGGCTGTAAGTCACGTGTAGAAACGTGCAAACAGTGGCTCCGCTGAGACTTCAGCGGGGCTTTTCCAGTTTATAAGAAGCAACATATGCCATCCATGACATTTGACAACTGAAAACAATGTGCTTAAAATCACATAAGAGACTATTAACAGAGATTGAAGGGATAGCAATGCCGTTTATTCGCTTTAAAGGATTCACAGGTCCTCAGCTAGAGGAAGTTGTACCCCAAATTACAGAGCAGATGGCCCTAATTACTCATATTCCAAGGGAGAGAATGAAGGCAGAGCGTCATGATGTACAAGCGCTAACACCTTCTCCGGCTTCTATAGAGATTCTGATGTTTCAACGTGACCAGGAGATTCATAATCGGATTGCATCGTCGGTGCAAGCTATTTTGGAAGAAGCATACATGCCGGATGTGCATATTTTCTTCAATATATTGTCACCTACTTTGTATTATAAAAAAGGCAGGCCGCTGACAGATTATCGATTGGATTGAGATTGTGAGGGACGAGCAGAATGTTGCTCGTCTCTTTTGATTTACATATTTTTCGTATGTTTAGCAATGGTATGGTTCCTGTGAACCCTGCTCAACGATAATGAGCATATCGCAGATACAATAAACAAGGCTCCACCGATAAGGTATACCCATCGAACGCCCAGTTGATCGGCGACTAGACCAAAGATAACTATGGATACACTCATAACCGTGGATATCAAGACGCCATGAGTGGCGTATACCTTGGTTAGGGATTCGACAGGTACACTGTTCTGAAGCGCTGTCTGCTGAGCCACATCACGAATCTGATGAATTGGACCCATGAGTATGCATAACACCAGAGCGAGCCATGGCAGGTTGTTTAGACCATAAACGACGGTCAGCAGGCTGAAGAGAAGAGAACCTATGGTCATACTAGCGATTAGATGCTTCTGAATACGTTTGGCCAGTGCAAGAGCCAGAATACCTCCAAGCATGGTTCCAGCAGCGTAACTCGAGTTCATGAGTCCCCACCAACCTTCTCCTCGTCCCAGAGCTTCTTTTGCAAAGGCCAGCGTAACAGCTCCGATCCAGATGGAACCTGCAAGAGCCTGGGCAATGTCCATAAGCGTAATCAGTCGTAATGATGGATTGTTCCAAAATATACTCCAACCTTCCCTCAATACATTCCGCGATACAGCAGATTTCTGGGGTTGTTCTACATTCCGTGTGAGCGAGCCCATAGCAATCATGAAGATCAGAACGGCCCAGGACAGGCTTGTAGCTGCCCAGAAGGTCTGTGACGCCCCCCAGTTCATCACGGCAAATCCCGTCATGGCGTAACCGACAATGGTTACAGTCTGATTGGAGAAAGATAGCAGGCTATTTGCTTTTATAAGGTCTTCACCTTGAACCAATCGTGGCGTTAAAGTCTTCAGTAACGGAGTTTCCCATCCGTCCAAGAAGGATAGTATGATCACTCCGAGAAATAGAAGCGGAAGTTGTGAAATCAAGTGATTCAACGAAATGGCTATACAGGTCATGATTAATGTTTTGGCTATAGAAATGCTGATCAATAGTCTGGAGAATGGGAAACGGTTCACAAGTAATGGCAAAGTGAAACCAGCCATTATGCGTGCAATGATCTGAATAAGTGGAAACATTGCAGCTGAAAGTACCGATCCAGTGAGACCGTATATAAACGTAGTAATGACCATGATATATATGACATTAATAAGCGAGAGCAGCGTTTTGGCGGCCCAGTACGGATAAAATGCAATGTTCATGCCAATGTTGTCCTTTCCGAAACGATATATCTATATTACGGGCATTGTCATCATTGCACCACAAACAAAGTTATCATTTTCCCGTCATTTCACCACAAAAAAACTGCCCAACAGGGCAGTCATCTTCTAATGCCTATAGTTCATGCCATAGCGAGTGTAAAGGCGATAAGCAACATCAGCAGGCTGGTCGTTCTGACCATAGTCATATAAGGCCTGCTGGGTTCGGCTTCACCCCGGGAAATCCAGCCATAACGCAGATACCAGCCGAATTTTGGGAAACAGAGATTGATGATACAGAGTACCATGAATATAAAAAAGAGGGTTCTCATACCCATCTTCCTTTCTCGCTTACATAACGGATCTCATCTTAACGTTTGCGTCTGGTAAAAAAGACTACAATCAAAATGATAATGATGATAATTAACAGAAATTTCATGTATGTTCCTCCTGATGAGTAGTTAGGTTATTGTGTAATGTTAGTTATCAACTATTACCCAAGAACCACATGAC
The nucleotide sequence above comes from Paenibacillus sp. W2I17. Encoded proteins:
- a CDS encoding DUF1904 family protein yields the protein MPFIRFKGFTGPQLEEVVPQITEQMALITHIPRERMKAERHDVQALTPSPASIEILMFQRDQEIHNRIASSVQAILEEAYMPDVHIFFNILSPTLYYKKGRPLTDYRLD
- a CDS encoding sporulation protein YjcZ — encoded protein: MSQVGYGCGNVGGFGGGWTSTSAILVLFILLVIITKSFWL
- a CDS encoding MFS transporter, producing the protein MNIAFYPYWAAKTLLSLINVIYIMVITTFIYGLTGSVLSAAMFPLIQIIARIMAGFTLPLLVNRFPFSRLLISISIAKTLIMTCIAISLNHLISQLPLLFLGVIILSFLDGWETPLLKTLTPRLVQGEDLIKANSLLSFSNQTVTIVGYAMTGFAVMNWGASQTFWAATSLSWAVLIFMIAMGSLTRNVEQPQKSAVSRNVLREGWSIFWNNPSLRLITLMDIAQALAGSIWIGAVTLAFAKEALGRGEGWWGLMNSSYAAGTMLGGILALALAKRIQKHLIASMTIGSLLFSLLTVVYGLNNLPWLALVLCILMGPIHQIRDVAQQTALQNSVPVESLTKVYATHGVLISTVMSVSIVIFGLVADQLGVRWVYLIGGALFIVSAICSLSLSRVHRNHTIAKHTKNM
- a CDS encoding DUF6199 family natural product biosynthesis protein: MRTLFFIFMVLCIINLCFPKFGWYLRYGWISRGEAEPSRPYMTMVRTTSLLMLLIAFTLAMA